A region of the Cannabis sativa cultivar Pink pepper isolate KNU-18-1 chromosome 3, ASM2916894v1, whole genome shotgun sequence genome:
ttttttttttgcaaaaaatGGAGacttttttctatataagtATTTATACCGTAGGTCCTTGTGTTATATAAATTTTGAcaaattcttcaatttttttaacaaattgaTCCTTACTTTTAGTTTCTTTGCAATACTAAGTCTCCACTATTAAATacttatatagaaaaaagtCTCCATTTTTTGAGAAGACTCCACTATTAAATAATGGTAGTTGTGttgatttttattatatattttttcattctttattttatttactttgtcattttaattttttttaataatttttttttaaaaaaataacagatataaaaataaaacaaaataaaaaaaaaattgcataaactaaaaaaatatacacataaaaaagtatttttttttttttttttttttacaaactgaCTAAGTAAATACATTTCTGtaatatttgatttttctttttgaaattgAGAGagtagaaattcaaatttagaCATTCTTTGTGAGAGTTGTGAAACTATTATGACCACTCTCTTTAGTTAAGATTTGTCTTTAACTTATACGCACTTTAGTCATGTAATTTGTTTTAAGAAAATTCTGTattcaatccaatctaattgaaTCGAACTGATCTAATACaatctaattacaaaaaaatagatatctaattataattggattagattggatgcTAAAAATTgaattctaattggattggatcgattattAGATGTCaatcttaaaatttaattaaaaaccgatccaatctaattacatttatatatattacaaaattttttatataataaaaaatattaaaaaatatacatatatattaattatatttttattagatttttatgtattaaatttgtaacacttggttgtgtttatttttataatattttgttctattttgtaTTACTTAGAAATATTATTGTTTTaactatttgaaatttttagttGCATTACACTTGTAACGATGGTATCTTTTTGGAGtactaaacttaaataaaatgtgatatttagtttttacgtattttcttcttatttttaagttaaaattaaaattcaggtgtgtaattagatatccaattaaaaattcgatctaatccaattagtaatttgaTTTGATTGGATATTGAAATCTAATTAGATTGAATCGGATCATGATTTTCCGAATTCAATTACTTGAATTggatgaggaaaaaaaaaattaaattgaataggATGCACAATCATAATGTATTGTTAATAATTCAActtcatttttaaaaatagtttttcatattttagaaaatacatgtaCATAGAATATATGTTAattctttacaaaatatatacataatacttgtagaaaaacaaattataaaaatttagaaaaaatttacaatttacctttttaaatctacttttatttattttgacatttaaaagaatttaaaaaaaaaaattatttctttaaaaaaggactgaaatttttttcttgaaagagataagagttgtattttttttattttttatttttttttgggaaagaGAGAGTTGTATTAATACACTTCTTTTATGctataaatttatatacattattcttttggaaaaatattatacataaaaaagcaaaaaaatatttgtaaGAATGGTACCGTTCATTGGGTCATCCATGCAGTCAAACAAGCCAGTACTCCAACCCCCCTGTTGTCCATACGAAGGCTGTGGAGTTTGGAATTGATTATGCATTGGGAACCCTTTCCCTGCCCCATTTTGTTGAGCAACCGCTCCATTTGGGTAATTTTCCTGTATCCCACCACCAAAACCTGCTGCTCCTCCCCCGTTCACTTGGTGGAAGTTCAGCGGCGACGGAGCAGTTTGGCTAGCTGGTTGTGGCTGTTGAGAGGTCACTGTTGGTGGGCCTTGGCCCATATTATTTTGGGATGGTGGTGGGTGTTGTGGGTAGGCTTGAGGCTGATGGGCCCCATTTTGGTATATTGGGTTGGGTTGCTGCTGATATTGATGCATTTGCTGCTGATATGGGTATGGGGGCATCTGATGCTGATATTGGGGTTGAGAGACCTGATTATACTGAGGTTGTGGGCTTTGAGGTGGGAAAGTCCTCCCAGGCTGATTTGGCACATTTTGGAACTTGAAATTGGGTTGTGGGTTGTGTTGCGGGAATTGAGAGGGACCGGCAGGTTGAGTTTGGTTAGCTTGAAAATGGTATTGAATTGGTTGTTGTTCCTGTGCTGGTGTTTGCGCCGAAGAGCATTGACGTTGAGGTTCCGATGGCGGAGGGGGGAGTTGGTCATGCAAACGGTTTTCTGTGGTGAATGGTGGCTGCTGTTGTTGGCGTtgatcatgataattttgtttaccaTCATGGCTTGGTCCATTGTAGCGTTTTCCCTCTAATTCACTATGTGTATGACTTTGCTCATCTTGGTTGAGGGAAGGATCCTCCATT
Encoded here:
- the LOC115710307 gene encoding protein PLANT CADMIUM RESISTANCE 6, which encodes MEDPSLNQDEQSHTHSELEGKRYNGPSHDGKQNYHDQRQQQQPPFTTENRLHDQLPPPPSEPQRQCSSAQTPAQEQQPIQYHFQANQTQPAGPSQFPQHNPQPNFKFQNVPNQPGRTFPPQSPQPQYNQVSQPQYQHQMPPYPYQQQMHQYQQQPNPIYQNGAHQPQAYPQHPPPSQNNMGQGPPTVTSQQPQPASQTAPSPLNFHQVNGGGAAGFGGGIQENYPNGAVAQQNGAGKGFPMHNQFQTPQPSYGQQGGWSTGLFDCMDDPMNAAVTAIFPCITFGQVAEIIDNGATSCSTSGVMYGLVAFFIGIPCIMSCTYRTKLRNKFGLLETPAPDWVTHFLCDCCAICQEYRELQIRGFDPSIGWQGNLAKMQGNQQPQHMMPPMNQQMMS